A region of Candidatus Methylomirabilota bacterium DNA encodes the following proteins:
- a CDS encoding DUF411 domain-containing protein has translation MGHLRASGYPIKAENVPDVTPIKRRYSVPERLRACHTALVEGYVIEGHVPADLIDRLLRERPRAAGLAVPGMPAGSPGMESPGQASERYQVLIFDRSGKTAVFATR, from the coding sequence GTGGGTCACCTGCGCGCCAGCGGTTATCCGATCAAGGCAGAGAACGTCCCCGACGTCACGCCGATCAAGCGGCGCTATAGCGTCCCCGAGCGCCTCAGGGCCTGTCACACCGCCCTCGTCGAGGGCTACGTGATCGAGGGCCACGTGCCGGCCGACCTCATCGACCGCCTGCTGCGGGAGCGCCCGCGCGCGGCGGGCCTCGCCGTGCCCGGCATGCCCGCCGGCTCGCCTGGCATGGAGTCGCCGGGCCAGGCGTCCGAGCGCTACCAGGTCCTGATCTTCGACCGCTCCGGCAAGACCGCCGTCTTCGCGACCCGCTAG
- a CDS encoding enoyl-CoA hydratase, which translates to MSDAAPLLVEKDGPIGWLIFNRPDKRNAVGIETWQLVPDYVKDLASDDAIRVVILRGAGDKAFVAGADISQFKDRRRNMEDEAEYRRIGARGREALATLSKPLLAMIHGYCVGGGLSIAIGCDMRIASDDARFGIPAARLGLGYHYSGMEQVMALIGPSYTKEIFFTARTNWSAQDALRMGLVNQVVPKAELEAFTREYALTIARNAPLTLRSAKATVNELLRPAEKRDLAMLERLIADCFNSEDYQEGVRAFSEKRRPQFQGH; encoded by the coding sequence ATGAGTGACGCGGCGCCCCTTTTGGTAGAGAAGGACGGACCGATCGGCTGGCTCATCTTCAACCGGCCGGACAAGCGCAATGCCGTGGGCATCGAGACGTGGCAGCTCGTGCCGGACTACGTCAAGGACCTGGCCTCCGATGACGCCATCCGCGTGGTCATCCTGCGCGGGGCCGGCGACAAGGCCTTCGTCGCGGGCGCCGACATCTCGCAGTTCAAGGACCGCCGGCGCAACATGGAGGACGAGGCGGAATACCGCCGCATCGGCGCGCGCGGGCGCGAGGCGCTCGCCACGCTGTCGAAGCCGCTGCTCGCCATGATCCACGGGTACTGCGTCGGCGGCGGCCTCAGCATCGCCATCGGCTGCGACATGCGCATCGCGTCGGACGACGCGCGCTTCGGCATCCCCGCGGCGCGCCTCGGCCTCGGCTACCACTACAGCGGCATGGAGCAGGTGATGGCTCTCATCGGACCGTCGTACACGAAGGAGATCTTCTTCACCGCGCGCACCAACTGGAGCGCCCAGGACGCGCTCCGCATGGGCCTGGTCAACCAGGTCGTGCCCAAGGCGGAGCTAGAGGCCTTCACGCGCGAGTACGCGCTCACGATCGCGCGCAACGCCCCGTTGACGCTCCGCTCGGCCAAGGCTACGGTGAACGAGCTGCTGCGGCCGGCGGAGAAGCGCGATCTGGCCATGCTCGAGCGCCTGATCGCCGACTGCTTCAACAGCGAGGACTATCAGGAGGGCGTTCGAGCCTTCTCGGAGAAACGCCGCCCGCAGTTCCAGGGGCACTGA